A region of Gloeocapsopsis sp. IPPAS B-1203 DNA encodes the following proteins:
- a CDS encoding Uma2 family endonuclease: MTQALQRTYTDEEYLEFELTSEERHEYANGEIRLMTGGTPNHNDIAGNLYVLLKLALKGKSYRTFYADQRLWIPDRNLYTYPDVMVVEKPLQVQSGRTDTIINPVMIAEVLSKSTQDYDRGEKFVSYRTIDSFREYLLIDQYNVHVEHYIKTAAHQWLLTEYEDPTITISFQAFEFQIQIAELYENIDLSSV, encoded by the coding sequence ATGACACAAGCACTACAACGTACATATACTGACGAAGAATACTTGGAATTTGAACTGACCTCAGAGGAACGTCATGAATATGCAAATGGAGAGATTAGGTTGATGACTGGAGGAACGCCTAATCATAATGATATTGCTGGTAATCTTTATGTTCTTTTAAAACTCGCGCTCAAAGGAAAAAGCTATCGAACTTTTTATGCCGATCAGCGTCTTTGGATTCCCGATCGCAATCTCTACACCTATCCTGATGTTATGGTTGTTGAAAAGCCTTTGCAAGTGCAATCAGGGCGCACTGATACCATTATCAATCCTGTCATGATTGCTGAAGTTCTATCTAAATCAACGCAAGATTACGATCGCGGCGAAAAGTTTGTTTCTTACCGTACTATTGATAGCTTTCGTGAATATTTATTGATCGATCAATATAACGTTCATGTCGAACACTATATCAAGACTGCTGCACATCAATGGCTACTGACAGAGTACGAAGATCCTACAATTACAATATCTTTTCAAGCTTTTGAATTCCAAATTCAAATTGCCGAACTCTACGAAAATATAGATCTTTCTAGCGTCTAG
- a CDS encoding Tex family protein, whose amino-acid sequence MLNIPQVLAQELSLKPFQVQNALDLFAEGATIPFIARYRKERTGEMNEVQLRDLAERYTYLTELEARKTTILDAIAASGKLTDELKYKIETCLQKTELEDLYLPYRPKRRTKATIAREKGLEPLAELIKSLNTKNAPLVSLEKEATKYLSEEVKTIAEALSSAGDILAEEVSEKANLRAYVRDYLIQNGVFKSQIKKEYSEGTTKFETYRNFSVCVQDIAPHNLLALLRGENEKILALELAFDETEVLFNIAAQEIKTKVPDIREFYREMLKDAFNRLMKNSLIGEVITQKKAEADIESIKTFETNLRELLLSPPAGMKPTLAIDPGFRTGCKVAVLDETGKFLDYHAVFPHASTNERSQAAKTIQKLIEEYKIELIAIGNGTASRETDEFVSEVLKTVEQKPIKVIVNESGASIYSASQVALTEFPDLDITVRGAISIGRRLQDPLAELVKIDPKSIGVGQYQHDVDQKLLKKKLDEVVESCVNYVGVDLNTASKELLNFVSGISPTVANNVVAYRNQNGAFKSRQELLKVAKLGPKAFEQAAGFLRIRGGKNPLDNTAVHPESYSVVEAIAADLSISPVQITQAAQKLKSISLKKYVTAMIGEPTLRDILNELEKPGRDPRAEFKYATFKEGIKEITDLQIGMELEGIVTNVANFGAFVDIGIHENGLIHISQLSHRFVSDPKQIVKVGQIVRVKVLDINEKQKRISLSIKAVSHIKSS is encoded by the coding sequence ATGTTAAATATTCCGCAAGTTCTAGCACAAGAATTGTCTCTCAAACCTTTTCAGGTTCAAAATGCGCTTGATTTGTTTGCCGAAGGTGCGACGATTCCTTTTATTGCGCGTTACCGCAAAGAACGTACAGGAGAAATGAATGAGGTACAACTGCGGGATTTAGCCGAAAGATACACTTATTTAACCGAATTAGAAGCAAGAAAGACAACAATTCTAGATGCGATCGCCGCCTCAGGTAAACTTACAGATGAACTTAAATACAAAATAGAAACGTGTCTGCAAAAAACTGAATTAGAAGATCTCTATCTTCCTTATCGACCAAAACGACGCACTAAGGCAACTATTGCGAGAGAAAAAGGGTTAGAACCACTAGCAGAGTTGATTAAATCTTTAAATACTAAAAACGCACCACTAGTGTCCCTCGAAAAGGAAGCAACAAAGTATTTATCCGAAGAAGTCAAAACCATAGCAGAAGCACTGAGTAGTGCTGGAGACATTCTTGCAGAAGAAGTTTCAGAAAAAGCGAATTTACGCGCTTATGTGCGAGATTACCTCATTCAGAATGGAGTATTTAAATCTCAAATTAAAAAAGAGTATTCTGAAGGTACAACTAAGTTTGAAACTTACCGAAATTTTAGTGTCTGCGTTCAAGATATTGCCCCGCACAACCTGCTAGCCTTACTACGAGGTGAGAATGAAAAAATCTTAGCTTTAGAATTAGCTTTTGATGAAACAGAGGTTTTATTTAACATAGCAGCACAAGAAATCAAAACTAAAGTTCCAGACATTCGGGAATTTTATCGCGAAATGCTCAAGGACGCCTTCAACCGCTTGATGAAAAATTCATTAATTGGTGAAGTTATTACTCAAAAGAAAGCTGAAGCAGATATTGAGTCAATTAAAACCTTTGAAACAAATTTAAGAGAATTATTGTTGTCTCCACCCGCTGGAATGAAACCGACACTAGCAATCGATCCAGGATTTCGCACAGGTTGTAAAGTTGCTGTACTAGATGAAACAGGAAAATTTTTAGATTATCACGCAGTATTTCCTCATGCTTCTACAAATGAGCGATCGCAAGCTGCAAAAACAATTCAAAAATTGATTGAAGAGTATAAAATTGAACTGATTGCGATCGGTAATGGGACAGCTAGCCGCGAAACTGATGAATTTGTTTCAGAAGTTTTAAAAACAGTAGAGCAAAAGCCAATTAAAGTAATTGTAAACGAGTCGGGTGCATCAATTTATTCAGCCAGTCAAGTTGCACTTACTGAATTTCCCGATCTTGATATTACAGTACGCGGTGCAATTAGTATTGGTCGTCGGTTGCAAGACCCTTTAGCAGAATTAGTAAAAATCGATCCTAAATCAATCGGTGTTGGGCAATATCAACACGATGTTGACCAAAAATTGCTCAAAAAAAAGCTGGATGAAGTTGTAGAAAGCTGTGTGAATTACGTTGGTGTAGATTTGAATACTGCTTCTAAAGAATTACTAAATTTTGTGTCTGGAATTAGCCCTACAGTCGCAAATAATGTTGTTGCTTATCGCAATCAGAACGGTGCTTTCAAGAGTCGCCAGGAGCTACTTAAAGTCGCTAAACTAGGACCAAAAGCTTTTGAACAAGCCGCAGGTTTTTTACGTATTCGTGGAGGAAAAAACCCTTTAGATAACACTGCAGTACATCCTGAAAGTTATAGCGTTGTAGAGGCGATCGCTGCGGACTTAAGTATATCTCCAGTACAAATTACCCAAGCTGCCCAAAAACTCAAATCAATTTCTCTGAAAAAATATGTGACAGCGATGATTGGCGAACCAACATTACGCGATATCCTCAACGAATTAGAAAAACCTGGAAGAGATCCTCGCGCAGAGTTTAAGTATGCCACCTTCAAAGAAGGAATTAAAGAAATAACTGACCTTCAAATTGGCATGGAATTAGAAGGTATTGTGACAAACGTTGCTAACTTTGGTGCATTCGTAGATATTGGAATTCACGAAAATGGCTTAATTCACATATCACAATTATCACATCGTTTTGTGAGCGATCCTAAACAAATTGTTAAGGTAGGACAAATTGTGCGAGTTAAAGTATTAGATATTAATGAAAAGCAAAAACGGATTAGCTTGTCAATAAAGGCAGTTAGTCATATTAAATCTAGTTAA
- the galE gene encoding UDP-glucose 4-epimerase GalE, which yields MPAVKQTILVTGGAGYIGSHAVMALQHAGYEVVILDNLVYGHRDLVEKLEVELIVGDTSDRVLLDELFTTKKIAAVMHFSAYAYVGESVTEPAKYYRNNVIGTLTLLEAMVAASVNKFVFSSTCATYGVPHQIPITEEHPQSPINPYGATKLMVERILKDFSPAYGLQSVCFRYFNAAGADPNGLLGEDHNPETHLIPLVLQTALGQRESVSIYGTDYATPDGTCIRDYIHVTDLADAHILGLEYLMQGGETTVFNLGNGNGFSVKQVIDTAQTVTGKEIKVESSDRRPGDPPILVGSSEKARKILGWEPQYSDLKDIITHAWRWHQQRHG from the coding sequence ATGCCAGCAGTCAAGCAGACAATTTTAGTTACTGGAGGAGCAGGGTACATTGGCTCCCACGCAGTCATGGCACTACAACATGCTGGATATGAAGTAGTCATCCTTGATAACTTGGTATATGGACATCGAGACTTAGTAGAAAAGTTAGAAGTAGAGCTAATTGTCGGAGATACTAGCGATCGAGTGCTACTAGACGAACTGTTTACCACCAAGAAAATCGCAGCCGTGATGCACTTTTCTGCTTATGCTTACGTAGGGGAGTCGGTTACAGAGCCTGCTAAGTATTATCGCAATAATGTGATTGGTACTTTAACTCTATTAGAGGCAATGGTGGCAGCATCAGTAAATAAGTTTGTGTTTTCCTCGACTTGTGCTACCTACGGTGTACCACATCAAATACCTATTACTGAAGAGCATCCCCAAAGTCCAATCAATCCCTATGGTGCTACCAAATTAATGGTGGAACGCATTCTGAAAGACTTTAGTCCAGCATATGGGTTGCAATCTGTATGTTTTCGCTATTTCAATGCTGCTGGTGCTGATCCCAATGGTTTGCTGGGAGAAGACCATAATCCAGAAACACACTTGATCCCACTAGTACTACAGACGGCTTTAGGTCAACGAGAGTCGGTGTCAATTTATGGAACAGATTATGCAACCCCTGATGGAACTTGTATCCGAGACTATATCCATGTAACAGATCTTGCCGATGCACATATTCTTGGTTTGGAATATTTAATGCAAGGAGGAGAGACTACAGTATTTAACTTGGGGAACGGCAATGGCTTTTCAGTCAAACAGGTCATTGATACTGCTCAAACTGTCACGGGTAAGGAGATTAAAGTTGAGAGTAGCGATCGCCGTCCTGGAGATCCGCCAATACTAGTTGGTAGTAGCGAGAAAGCTAGAAAAATTTTAGGTTGGGAACCGCAATATTCTGATTTAAAAGATATCATTACTCATGCTTGGCGTTGGCATCAGCAGCGACATGGGTAG
- a CDS encoding serpin family protein translates to MQRSFLLRRYAICLGRRYVLAATGILFVGMMGCSRIDHIDSVVAQPRPFNRQDPDKQMTTSAVDEVVSANTRFGFKLFSQLLSQDSSNVFISPTSIAIALAMLYNGASGETQQAMAQTLELQGIKLPEINTANAALLSALTNPDPDVQVAIANSLWARQEYPFRKDFLQKQTFYKAQVTTLDFQSPDATNTINAWVNQNTNGRIKQIVEQINPQDVLFLINAIYFKGRWTDEFDPNQTTNEPFFTKGGSIQHPMMSQTGRYRYYENEQFQAVSLPYGKGRLSLYVFLPSENSNLTSFYQQLTSANWEKWLTQFNQREGSIRLPRFQMEYDLTLNDTLKALGMEVAFEDSADFSAMGDNLTLSEVKHKTFVEVNEEGTEAAAVTSGRVMAVSAPIDPPFQMVVNRPFFCAIRDNQTGTILFMGSIVEP, encoded by the coding sequence ATGCAGCGGAGTTTCCTGCTAAGACGCTATGCAATTTGCCTGGGAAGACGTTATGTCCTTGCGGCAACAGGTATCCTGTTTGTCGGAATGATGGGATGCTCCAGAATAGATCATATCGATTCTGTTGTTGCCCAACCCCGCCCATTTAATCGGCAAGATCCAGATAAGCAAATGACAACATCCGCTGTTGATGAAGTAGTATCTGCTAACACGCGGTTTGGCTTCAAGCTGTTTTCCCAGTTGCTGAGTCAAGACAGCAGTAATGTTTTTATCTCGCCAACAAGTATCGCGATCGCACTTGCTATGCTATACAACGGTGCAAGCGGTGAAACGCAACAAGCAATGGCGCAAACCTTAGAGTTACAAGGAATCAAACTGCCAGAAATCAACACCGCCAATGCTGCACTGCTAAGCGCACTCACCAACCCTGATCCAGATGTCCAAGTTGCCATTGCAAACTCACTGTGGGCAAGACAAGAGTATCCTTTTCGCAAAGACTTTTTGCAGAAACAAACCTTCTACAAAGCACAGGTGACAACTTTGGATTTTCAGTCTCCTGATGCGACAAATACAATTAATGCATGGGTTAACCAAAATACGAATGGCAGAATTAAGCAAATTGTAGAACAAATCAATCCTCAAGATGTGTTGTTTCTCATCAATGCGATTTACTTTAAAGGTAGATGGACAGATGAATTTGATCCTAATCAAACAACAAATGAGCCATTTTTTACGAAAGGTGGATCGATACAACACCCGATGATGTCTCAAACAGGGAGATATCGGTATTATGAAAACGAGCAATTTCAAGCAGTGAGCTTGCCCTATGGCAAAGGTAGACTCAGTTTATACGTTTTTCTACCTAGCGAAAACTCTAATTTAACAAGTTTTTACCAACAACTCACTTCTGCTAATTGGGAAAAATGGCTAACGCAGTTTAATCAACGTGAAGGTTCAATTCGCCTTCCGCGTTTTCAAATGGAATATGACTTAACCCTTAACGATACACTGAAAGCTTTGGGGATGGAAGTTGCTTTTGAAGATAGTGCTGATTTTTCGGCAATGGGTGACAACCTTACCTTAAGTGAAGTTAAGCATAAAACTTTTGTTGAAGTTAACGAAGAAGGAACCGAGGCTGCTGCTGTGACTTCTGGTAGAGTCATGGCTGTATCTGCACCAATTGATCCGCCATTTCAGATGGTTGTAAATCGTCCTTTCTTTTGTGCCATCCGAGATAACCAAACAGGAACAATTCTGTTTATGGGTTCTATTGTTGAACCATAA
- the mnmE gene encoding tRNA uridine-5-carboxymethylaminomethyl(34) synthesis GTPase MnmE has protein sequence MTYEGLGTTIAAIATAIVPQQGSVGIVRVSGRESLAIAQALFYAPGKQVWDSHRILYGYIRHPQTKQVVDEALLLIMQAPRSYTREDVVEFHCHGGIMAVQQVLQLCLMQGAKLAQPGEFTLRAFLNGRLDLTQAESIADLVGARSPQAAQTALAGVQGKLAHPIRYLRAKCLDILAEIEARIDFEEDLPPLDCNEIISQLAEVLAQVTQILATADQGELLRSGLKVAIVGRPNVGKSSLLNAWSRSDRAIVTNLPGTTRDVVESQLVVGGIPIQVLDTAGIRATEDQVEKIGVERSLTSAAAADLVLLTIDAAAGWTAADAEIYQQVQHRPLILVINKIDLALAEAVKYPDSISNVVTTAAAKNQGIEDLEHAILTTIKTGKVHSADTDLAINQRQAAALTRAKASLEQVHNTIAQQLPLDFWTIDLRGAIQALGEITGEEVTESVLDRIFSRFCIGK, from the coding sequence GTGACATACGAGGGATTAGGAACAACGATCGCAGCGATCGCAACTGCTATTGTGCCACAACAAGGCAGTGTCGGTATTGTGCGGGTATCTGGTAGGGAAAGCCTTGCTATTGCCCAAGCTTTATTTTACGCCCCAGGAAAGCAAGTTTGGGATTCTCACCGCATTCTTTATGGTTATATCCGTCATCCCCAGACAAAACAAGTCGTAGATGAAGCACTCTTACTGATTATGCAAGCACCGCGTTCTTACACGCGCGAAGATGTTGTGGAGTTTCACTGTCATGGGGGCATTATGGCAGTGCAACAGGTGTTGCAGTTGTGTTTAATGCAGGGTGCAAAACTCGCGCAACCTGGAGAATTTACTCTAAGAGCCTTTTTGAATGGCAGACTTGATCTGACTCAAGCTGAAAGCATTGCCGATTTAGTAGGAGCGCGATCGCCTCAAGCTGCTCAAACTGCGTTAGCTGGAGTACAAGGCAAGTTAGCACATCCAATTCGTTACTTGCGTGCTAAATGTTTAGATATTCTCGCAGAAATTGAAGCTCGTATCGATTTTGAGGAAGATTTGCCGCCGCTGGATTGTAATGAGATAATATCACAACTTGCAGAAGTTTTAGCACAAGTTACGCAAATATTAGCAACTGCAGATCAGGGTGAACTCTTGCGCAGCGGTTTAAAAGTTGCCATTGTCGGGCGTCCGAATGTGGGAAAATCAAGTTTACTTAATGCTTGGAGTCGCAGCGATCGCGCGATCGTGACTAATTTACCTGGAACGACTCGCGATGTTGTGGAGTCGCAGTTAGTCGTTGGTGGTATTCCCATCCAAGTGTTAGACACTGCTGGAATTCGAGCGACTGAAGATCAAGTTGAGAAAATTGGTGTAGAGCGATCGCTCACTAGTGCTGCTGCGGCTGATTTAGTCTTACTGACGATTGATGCAGCTGCGGGATGGACTGCTGCGGATGCTGAGATTTACCAACAAGTGCAACATCGTCCGTTGATATTAGTTATTAATAAAATCGACTTAGCTTTAGCAGAAGCAGTGAAGTATCCAGATAGCATAAGTAACGTAGTAACAACCGCTGCTGCTAAGAATCAAGGCATTGAAGATTTAGAACACGCTATTTTAACAACTATAAAAACAGGAAAGGTTCATTCAGCCGATACCGACTTAGCAATTAATCAGCGCCAAGCCGCCGCGCTTACTCGTGCCAAAGCTTCTTTAGAACAGGTACACAACACAATTGCTCAACAATTACCTTTAGATTTTTGGACGATTGATTTGAGAGGTGCAATTCAAGCTTTAGGAGAAATTACTGGAGAGGAAGTTACTGAGTCGGTTCTCGATCGCATCTTTAGTCGGTTCTGTATTGGGAAGTAG
- a CDS encoding EAL domain-containing protein — MTLRKKTLLLIGVTLISLIGVIYATSSTILLRGFSKLEQEDSRSNVKRVHDALSDEIAKLRLTTRDWAEWDETYSFVENSNQEYITAYLSNVSINRLKLNLMLYVHASGKIVFDKGYDLERGQEISLLPNFQKHLTAKTVLQHSNIKSSISGLVMLPEGPMMIASRPILNSESRGPIRGTLIMGRYLNDSAIAKLAEQTHLSVKVYRFDDTQLPQDIHRVRFALSSSAQGSIFVRPLDQQIAGYTVIEDIYNKPALLLRVDTPRLIYQQGQASIRHLLSSLLIVGVVFVVATLLLIEKLILSRLSRLSADVQGIGRSGDLAARVFSISGQDELSSLAGTINEMLEALEHSIEEQRQSEERYHTYNRVLAELAKHKILDCSDLHTNLQEITEAAAHTLEVERVGVWLYDDELYKKLLCVDLYRKSTDEHSQGAELAAAHYPTYFEALQEERTIAAYDAHTDPRTKELTQLYLYANNITSMLDAPIWLGGSMVGVVCHEHLGSNRHWSIEEKNFAASIADLVSVSIEACERKRSQEALRKAHDDLEIRVKQRTAELAQINKELQAEITERTLAEEKLLYEAFHDSLTGLPNRALFMQRLGHALVRTKRRHSYLFAVLFLDLDRFKLVNDSLGHLVGDQLLIAFVRRLEVCLRSTDTVARLGGDEFVILLDDIKDVKDATLIAERIQKELTSPFNLNGYEVFITTSIGIALSTSEYNQPEDILRDADTVMYRAKSLGKARHAVFDKEMHTRAVSLLQLENDLRRAIERQELQIYYQPIVSLRSNQITGFEALLRWHHPVHGIVSPLEFIPVAEETGLIIPIGYWVLHEACHQTHIWQEKFTASPLSININFSGKQFAQPDLIKQIDRILQETSLPGQSLKIEITESVLIENADLAANMLAQLKKLGIQVYIDDFGTGYSSLSYLHSFPIDALKIDRSFVKRMGRDNENPELVKTITRMAHNLNMNVVAEGIETSEQLTQIQDLECEYGQGYFFSQPLHKEAATALIQQNVFV, encoded by the coding sequence ATGACACTGCGAAAGAAAACACTGTTACTAATCGGCGTCACTCTTATCAGTTTAATTGGGGTTATATACGCTACCTCGTCAACTATTTTGTTACGTGGTTTCTCGAAATTAGAGCAAGAAGATAGTCGTTCTAATGTTAAAAGAGTTCATGATGCCTTGTCTGATGAAATTGCCAAATTGAGATTAACAACACGCGATTGGGCTGAATGGGATGAAACTTATTCGTTCGTAGAAAATTCTAATCAAGAATACATTACCGCATATCTTAGTAATGTCAGCATTAATCGATTAAAGTTAAATTTGATGCTTTATGTTCATGCTTCTGGGAAGATTGTTTTTGATAAAGGCTATGACTTAGAACGCGGACAAGAAATTTCTCTTTTGCCTAACTTTCAGAAGCATCTTACAGCTAAAACAGTTTTACAGCACTCAAATATAAAAAGTTCTATATCAGGTCTGGTAATGCTACCAGAAGGTCCAATGATGATTGCCTCAAGACCAATTCTCAATAGTGAGAGTCGTGGTCCGATTCGAGGGACATTGATCATGGGTCGTTATTTGAATGATTCAGCGATCGCCAAACTTGCTGAACAAACTCATTTATCTGTAAAGGTGTATCGTTTTGATGATACACAACTACCGCAGGATATTCACCGAGTGCGTTTTGCCCTCAGTTCTTCGGCTCAAGGATCAATCTTCGTCAGACCGTTAGATCAACAAATTGCTGGATACACTGTCATTGAGGATATTTATAACAAACCAGCGCTGCTACTGCGCGTAGATACACCAAGATTAATTTATCAACAAGGTCAAGCTAGTATTCGTCATTTGCTGTCATCTTTGTTGATTGTGGGTGTTGTGTTTGTTGTTGCCACGCTATTGTTGATTGAAAAACTCATTTTGTCACGACTATCTCGATTAAGCGCTGATGTTCAAGGAATTGGTAGAAGTGGCGATCTTGCAGCAAGAGTATTTTCCATTAGTGGACAAGATGAACTCTCTAGCTTGGCTGGTACAATTAATGAAATGTTAGAAGCGTTGGAACACTCGATTGAAGAGCAACGCCAAAGCGAAGAACGCTATCACACATACAATAGAGTCCTCGCTGAACTCGCAAAACATAAAATATTAGACTGTAGCGATTTACACACTAACTTACAGGAAATTACAGAAGCAGCAGCACATACTTTAGAAGTAGAACGTGTCGGAGTATGGTTATACGACGATGAACTGTACAAAAAATTACTTTGTGTTGACTTATATCGCAAAAGTACAGACGAGCATTCTCAAGGTGCAGAATTAGCAGCAGCCCACTATCCTACCTACTTTGAAGCACTACAAGAAGAACGAACCATTGCAGCTTATGATGCTCACACTGATCCTAGAACAAAAGAACTAACCCAACTGTATCTTTACGCCAATAACATTACATCAATGTTGGATGCACCAATTTGGCTAGGAGGTTCTATGGTAGGTGTAGTCTGTCACGAACACCTAGGCTCTAACCGTCATTGGAGTATTGAAGAGAAGAATTTTGCAGCTTCAATTGCTGACTTGGTTTCTGTCTCAATTGAGGCTTGTGAACGCAAGCGATCGCAAGAAGCATTACGCAAAGCCCACGATGACTTGGAAATTCGTGTCAAACAAAGAACTGCAGAACTAGCACAAATCAATAAAGAGTTGCAAGCAGAAATTACTGAACGAACCTTAGCTGAAGAAAAATTACTCTACGAAGCTTTTCATGACTCTCTGACAGGTTTACCTAATCGAGCACTATTTATGCAGCGACTAGGGCATGCTTTAGTACGAACTAAAAGGCGTCATAGTTACTTATTTGCTGTCCTATTTTTAGACTTAGATCGCTTCAAATTAGTTAATGACAGTCTTGGGCATTTAGTTGGAGATCAATTACTGATTGCTTTTGTCCGTAGGTTAGAAGTTTGCTTACGTTCTACAGATACAGTCGCCCGTTTAGGTGGCGATGAGTTTGTAATTTTACTTGATGATATAAAAGATGTTAAAGATGCAACTTTAATAGCAGAACGAATTCAAAAAGAACTGACATCGCCGTTTAATCTTAATGGTTACGAAGTGTTCATTACAACAAGTATTGGTATTGCTCTAAGTACAAGTGAATACAATCAACCCGAAGATATCCTCCGTGATGCTGACACCGTTATGTATCGTGCTAAATCACTTGGTAAAGCCCGTCATGCAGTGTTTGATAAAGAAATGCATACACGAGCAGTATCATTATTGCAATTAGAGAATGACCTAAGACGTGCTATAGAACGCCAGGAGTTGCAAATTTACTACCAACCAATTGTCTCACTACGTAGCAACCAAATTACTGGATTTGAGGCACTACTGCGGTGGCATCACCCAGTTCATGGTATTGTTTCACCACTAGAGTTTATTCCTGTAGCTGAAGAAACTGGCTTAATTATTCCTATTGGCTACTGGGTGCTACACGAAGCTTGTCATCAAACACATATTTGGCAAGAAAAATTCACAGCTTCACCTTTATCAATCAATATTAATTTTTCTGGCAAACAATTTGCTCAACCAGATTTAATTAAACAAATTGACCGAATTTTACAGGAGACTAGCTTGCCTGGGCAGAGTTTGAAGATAGAAATTACAGAAAGTGTTTTAATCGAAAATGCAGATCTAGCAGCAAATATGCTCGCACAGCTCAAAAAGCTGGGTATTCAAGTGTACATTGATGACTTTGGTACTGGTTATTCATCGCTCAGTTATTTGCATAGTTTTCCTATTGATGCCTTAAAAATTGACCGTTCTTTTGTGAAACGAATGGGTAGAGATAATGAGAATCCAGAACTTGTAAAGACAATTACAAGAATGGCACATAACTTAAATATGAATGTAGTTGCTGAAGGAATTGAAACTTCAGAACAACTTACACAAATTCAGGATTTAGAGTGTGAATATGGGCAAGGTTACTTCTTTTCTCAACCATTACACAAAGAAGCTGCAACTGCCTTAATTCAACAAAATGTTTTTGTTTAA
- a CDS encoding SET domain-containing protein, which translates to MLALSESYLLTHEKFYIDNSKFGQGLFAKKDIRVGENILIFTGGIIDFDQAVLKAPPYEGDALQIGKSVYVNLEPPGRFVNHSCNPNAGIKNDIELVALRNIEAGEEIYFDYSTTMDEDYWSLQCGCGSINCRKVIKDFKHLPYHVKRKYLDLNIVQKFIAVQYPTTAKAK; encoded by the coding sequence ATGTTGGCATTATCTGAATCTTACTTATTAACTCATGAAAAGTTTTACATAGACAATAGTAAATTTGGTCAGGGTCTATTTGCCAAAAAAGACATTAGAGTAGGAGAAAATATTTTAATATTTACTGGTGGCATTATTGATTTTGACCAAGCAGTCCTAAAGGCACCACCATATGAGGGTGATGCTTTGCAAATTGGTAAAAGTGTTTATGTAAACCTAGAGCCTCCTGGTCGTTTTGTCAATCATTCTTGCAATCCTAATGCTGGTATTAAAAATGATATTGAATTAGTAGCGCTGAGAAACATTGAAGCAGGTGAAGAGATCTACTTCGATTATTCTACAACTATGGATGAGGATTACTGGAGCTTACAGTGTGGTTGTGGAAGTATAAATTGTAGAAAAGTTATTAAAGATTTTAAGCATTTACCATATCATGTTAAACGCAAATATTTAGATTTAAATATTGTGCAAAAGTTTATTGCTGTGCAGTACCCAACTACGGCTAAAGCTAAGTAA
- a CDS encoding CAP domain-containing protein, which produces MVYSYKDTFYFNNGLGAVDWSIGKPKVNLWNAHNTRSLTELRVFALELINRDRQLNRLPPLVEDSLLAQSAQSHAEDMKARNYYAHLTPEGRTPTDRFASIGGQGGVGENIMLQSQSIVISSRLSWGLVENFQKSWMYSNGHRANLLNPHYTRVGYGIVSDPMTGKVYAVQNFQ; this is translated from the coding sequence TTGGTTTATTCCTATAAAGATACTTTTTACTTTAATAACGGTCTTGGTGCTGTCGATTGGAGTATTGGTAAACCAAAAGTAAATCTATGGAATGCTCATAATACTCGTTCTCTCACTGAGTTAAGAGTATTTGCTCTAGAGTTAATTAATCGCGATCGCCAACTCAATAGGCTACCACCCTTAGTTGAAGATTCGTTACTAGCGCAATCTGCTCAAAGTCATGCTGAGGATATGAAAGCTCGAAACTATTATGCTCATCTCACTCCTGAAGGAAGAACACCTACCGATCGCTTTGCTAGTATCGGCGGGCAAGGCGGTGTTGGTGAGAACATTATGCTTCAGTCTCAGAGTATTGTCATTAGTTCTAGATTAAGTTGGGGATTGGTTGAAAACTTTCAAAAAAGCTGGATGTATAGTAATGGACATCGTGCTAATTTACTAAATCCTCACTATACACGAGTTGGTTACGGTATTGTATCAGATCCTATGACTGGTAAAGTCTACGCAGTTCAAAATTTTCAATAG